The genomic window GCTGCCCAAGTTCGCACTGAGCGCCTGGGTCAAGCGCCGCCGCCGCGCGGTGAACAACGAACTCCCGCTGCTGATCGACCTGCTGCGCCTGCTGCAGGGCGTGGGCTTCAGCATGGACCAGAGCCTGCAGACGCTGGGCGACAAGCTGCGCGATGCACTGCCGGTGCTGGGCCGGGAGATCCAGGAGGCGAACGTGGCCTACACCCACGGCCGCACCCGCGCGCAGTCACTGCGCCGCCTCAGCGATGTCTACGGCGACGACGATCTGTCCAGCCTTGTGCAGCTCATCCTGCAGGTCCATGCACACGGCGGTGCCGTGCAGGAGCCGCTGCGCCAGTTCAGCATCCGCCTGCGCGAGCAGCGCCGCAACGCGCTGAAGGAAAAGGTCGGCAAGCTCTCGGTGAAGATGACCGTGGTGATGATGCTGACCCTGCTGCCTGCATTGATGCTGGTGCTGGCCGGACCTGCCCTGGTCGCGCTGGCTACAACCTTGTCGAAAATGGGATGACCGTCATGCCTGTCCTGCGCCCCGCCTGCCTGCTGATCACCGTGCTCATCGCCACGGCCGGTTGCCGTTCGACCTCGCCCACCTACCTGCGGGCGCCGAGCCTGGCCGAGCCGACGCCGGCGCCGCAGGACAGCCGCAATGCCTACCTGGAGCTGATCCAGCGCATGCAGCAGCAGGACGCGTGGTACGCCTCGCTGGCGCACGTGGACGCGTTCCGTCAGCGCTACGGCGATTCACCCGCGTTGCGCCTGCTGCAGGCCGATGCGTTGCGGCAGACCGGGCAGACCGACGCCGCGCTGGCGTTGTACCGCGAACTTGCCAATGGCCCGCAGGCGGCGGCGGCCGCGCATGGCCTGGGCCTGATCGCGGCGCTGCGCGATGACGACGACGGCAGCGAGCAGGCGCTGGCGCGGGCCACCCAGCTGCAGCCCCTGAACACCGATTACCTGGGCGACCTGGGCTACGCGCGGCTGCGGGCCGGCCGCTTCGAACAGGCACGCGAGCCGCTGGCCAAAGCCCTGGAACTGTCGCCGGGCAACGCCAAGGCAACCGCCAATCTCGCATTGTGGGCCGTGCTGCGCGGCGACACCGCCACCGCCGAGCGCCTGGCGCAGCAGGCCAGCTTCAGCGACGACACCCGCCGCAGTGTGGAACAGCAGGCCCAGCAGATCCGCGCACGCCTGCAGCACCGCCAGGCAGCGGCCAGCCCTGCCACGCCGCGCCCGCCCGGCCGGCGGCCGGCGGCGAGCGCCAGCGACGGCCCGCGGCTGGCGTCCGAAGCACGCCGCGAAGGCACCGATCCGCGCGATCCCGCACGGCTGCCGCCATCGATGCTGGAACGCTTCAGCAGCTCCGACCACCCCACCGGGAACACGCCATGAACGCGACGCCGCTGATCCACCGCCTGCTGCCCCTGGCCACCTGCCTGCTGCTGGCCACCGGCGCACGCGCGCAGACGCCGCAGCCACCGTTGACCGGCCAGATGCTGGCGGCCCCGACCCAGACCGCGCCGTCGCCGCAGGAGGCCGAGGTGCTGCCCCGCGTGGATGTGGTGCCGGCTGCCGCCAGCGCCGCGCCGCGTGAACCGTCACGCGTTGCCGCAGCGCCGCCGGCGCCGTTGCCGCCGCCCCGCACCGAGGTCGGGGACAGCACGCGCTACCTGCTGCGCCTGCAGGCCTCGGGCCAGCAGGCCGGCCCGCGCCTGCCGATCCTCGGTGACCAGGCCACGGCCAGCTACGCGCGCTACCTGAAGAGCTTCCAGTACGACATCCCGCAGTTCTTCGACACCGATGTCGGCAAACCCATGAACAGCTCGCGCACCGGACGCTGAGGCCCGCCATGAACCGTGCCCGCCCGATCACCTTCAGCCGCCCGCGGGGTGGCATGTCGGTCACGCTGATGCTGGTGATGATCGCGCTGGTGGCGATGCTCGGCCTGATCGAGATCGGCTTCCTGTACTGGGCCAAGCGCGATGCGCAGAAGGTGGTCGACCTGGCTGCGCTGGCCGGCGCGCAACGGCTGGACCTGTGTGCCGCCAACAATGCCGACAACAGTGCTGCGCGGCAGAGCGCGCTGGTCCAGAACGGGTTCCGCGGGGAGCTGCAGATCGAATGCGGCAACTGGAACGCTGGCCGCAACGCCGTCGACCACTTCAGTCCGAGCGTGGATGCCAGCAACCCGCGCAACGCGGTGCGGGTGGTGGCCGAGCGCGGCGTGCTGCCGTTCTTCGCCCAGAACCGTTCGCTGCCGACGCTGCGCGTGCGCGCGGTGGCCAAGCGCTCGGAGCCGTCGGCGGTGTTCGCGGTGGGTTCGCAGCTGCTGCGCACCAATGGCAACTCGCCGCTGATGACCACGCTGCGCCTGGTCGGGCTGGACGTCACCAATGCCACGGTGCTGTCCTACGACGGGCTGGCCCAGGCCAGCATCACCCCGTCCGGGCTGCTGGCCGCGCTGGGCATTCCGGTCACGGCCGACCTCAGCGTCGCCGACTTCAACCGCCTGCTCTCGCTCAACCGCGTATCGCTGGCGCAGCTGGTCAACGCCACCGCCACCGTGGTCGGCCGTGATACCACCGTGGGGGTGCAGTTGCAGGCCCTGTCCAATCTGGTCGGCACCCGGCTGGACATCAACCAGCTCAACATCCTGCTGGGCAGCCCCTCGGGCGGTGGTGGCCTGTTCGCCGAAGTGATCTCGCCCGATGGCACGGTCGGCAGCGCGCTGGAATCGAAGATCAACGTGCTGGACCTGGTCAACGCCGCGATCTCCATCGCCAACGACGGCAACGGGGTCACCGTGCAGGGCCTCAACCTGCTCGGCATCGAGGTGAAGGCCGGCGTGGTCGAACCGCCCTCGATCGGCATCGGCGGTGTCGGCACGCGTGCCTACAACGCGCAGGTGCGCTTGATGGTGGATGTCGACAGCGATCGCCTGTTCGCGATCGGGCCGCTGCTGTCGCTGCTGGGTACGCGCCTGCACCTGCCCCTGCACGTGGATGTCGCCAACGCGATGGGAACGCTGAGCAGCATCCAGTGCGGCGCCGTGCCCCCTACCGCCACCATCCAGGTGGATTCCTCGGTGCTGCGCGCCTGCGTGGGCAGGGTCGACGCCGCCGATCGCTTCTCCAAGAGCAATGTCTGCGATGCCACCCTGCAGAACGAGCAGCTGCTGAAGCTGCTGGGGCAGCCGCTGATCAACAACCGGATCACCCTGCCCGCGCTGACCGGCAGCCAGTCGCTCACCCTGGCCGCGGGCCAGACCGGGTCGACCCGGATCAACCCGCTGGCGGTCGGCACGGCGGTGTCCGACCTGGTCAACGAGCTGTTGCGGGTGCTGTCGGGCATGCTCAGCTCGCCCAGCCAGGGCATGACCGCCAACGATACTGCCAAGGCCCTGGCCGACCGCTACCTGCAGGCGGCCTTTCCGACAGGCGGCCGCTACAACGTCGACCAGGTGATTCCGTTGCTGCGCGATGGCGACCCCGCGCGCAACCTGGCGCCGCTGGGCAACTGGACGGTCACCAAGGGCGTGCCCAAGCCCTGCCTGATCGGCCTCACCACCTGCTGGGAAAACGGCTCGGTGTGGACCGGCTTCCGCACCACCGTCACCGGCCAAGGCCTGGGCCTGCTCGACGGCCTGCTCGGCTCCCTGGTCGGCGGCCTGCTGATCAACCGCTGCGACAGCCTGCTCGGCAACCTCATCGACTACAACGGCTGCGTACGCACCAACCTGGCCTCGTACATCCAGACCGCCCCCGCCGGCTTCCTCGATGGCGCCGGCGGCAGCGGGGTAACCACGCCGGGCAACAACGTGACCTGCAGCGGCCTGCTGTGCGCGGTGCTGAACCCGGTGCTGGCCGCGCTCAAGCCGGTGCTCAACAGTGTCGGCGCGCTGCTGACCAACACCCTGGCCAGCCTGCTGGGCCTGGAACTGGGGCGTACCGATGTCAGCGTGCAGTCGATCCAGTGCAGCTCGGCACAGCTGGTGTTCTGAGCACGCCGGCCCCGCTTGGCGGCGCCCATGCGCATGCTAGACTCGCTGCGGGGAACCACTTTTCATCTCAACCCACACTACATCCGTGGACGGTCTAGACATGCGAGAAACTTCAGGGGGCACCGCCTTCGCCCGGTATCCGCGCGGCGCAGCACTGCTGGCCGTGGCCATGATCCTGGTTGCGCCGTCGGCGCTGGCCGCGCGGAGTGAGCGCACTGCCCCGGCCGAGCCCGCCCGGCCGGCGCCGGTGGTACGCAATACCGTCGACGAGCTGAAGCAGCTGATGGATGCGCAGCAGTTGACCGAACTGCGCACCACCTACAACGGCAACTACGGCGCCAGCCTGCTGTTCAACGCAAACACCCTGACCTACTACGTCGCCCTGTTCCAGGAAAAGAATTTCTGGCGGGTGATCAAGACCGATGCGGTCGACAACGCCGAACGTGTCTACCGCACCTTCGTGCAGCAGACCGAGCAGCTCGCCCAGGTCTACATCGACACCACCCGGCTGGAAGCCGGCAAGCGCTATACCGAGCGCCTGGTGGCCTACAACGAAGAACGCCTGCGCACCCTGCAGCAGGAAATGGAACAGCAGCAGGCGCAGTCGGCGCAGGTCAGTGCCGCCCTGCAGCAGGCGCAGCAGCAGGCCGTGAGCCTGAGCACCGACGTGCAGAGCACCAACAGCCAGCTCGACGCGCTGCAGCGCCGTATCCAGATCCTGCAGGCCGAACAGGGCAACCCGGAACTGAGCCTGCCCACGCCGGACGCTCCGGCCGTACCGGCCGCGGCCAGCGACGGTCGCTGAGACGGTCTGGCACGCGCCCGGCAACGGCACCTTCGGGTGCCGTTTTTCGTTGCGCTCAGCGGCAGGCCGCGCGCACCGCGTCGTCCAGCTGGCGCCGCTGCAGGTAGTCCAGCCGGCGTGCGCCGGCCAGCGCCGTGACCTGCCGCCGCCGCGCGCGTTCGCAGCCGGCCGGGTCGGCCGCGAGCGGGATCATGGCCCCCTGCGCATGCCCGCGTGCAGGCCGTCGCGGCGTGCGTGGTGGTGCAGGAGCTGCCGCTGCGGAAGGCGCGGCACGCGCCGCGGCGTCCTCGGCCGGCACCTCCCATCGCCATTCCGCGCGGCCCTGGCAGGGCGTCTGCTGGTAGACCGGGTGCGCGCCCTCGCTGCACTTGTAGACATTGGTCTGTGCCATCGCAGGCAGCGCCAGCAGCAGGCCCGGCACCACGTGCCACCTCCCTTTCGACATCCCCCACTCCCTGCACCGCCACCGACGCGCATGATCGCCAGGGGTGCCACCGGCCGCCAGAGCGGGTCGCGTCAACACCGCGCTGCAATCGGACACAGCCGTGCAAGACCGGCGCCGGCGCGTGCGCTGTACTGCCGGAGGCCCGGCCACCGATGCCGGTGCCTTCCCTCCCTTCCGCCAAGGAACCTGCAATGAGCAACTTCGTCACCGTCAACGACGGCGCCCGCATCTTCTACAAGGACTGGGGCACCGGCCAGCCTGTCGTGTTCGCCCATGGCTGGCCGCTGTCGTCCGATGCCTGGGACCCGCAGATGCTGTTCATGGGCCAGAACGGCTACCGCGTGATCGCCCATGACCGCCGCAGCCACGGCCGTTCCAGCCAGACCTGGGACGGCAACAACATGGA from Stenotrophomonas sp. 704A1 includes these protein-coding regions:
- a CDS encoding type II secretion system F family protein, encoding MNAGAWFMAALLLLAAGLGLLGLGGWVRSHREDRSAATLKSALRPRDNDDVGTEARKDSLGWLERLGRGLSGGRLEAALLAGEDRLLLDLAGWNTRRGTAIYLGLRLLLAVLVLIVTLAISDATGLSRIMVVVGALAAGLLLPKFALSAWVKRRRRAVNNELPLLIDLLRLLQGVGFSMDQSLQTLGDKLRDALPVLGREIQEANVAYTHGRTRAQSLRRLSDVYGDDDLSSLVQLILQVHAHGGAVQEPLRQFSIRLREQRRNALKEKVGKLSVKMTVVMMLTLLPALMLVLAGPALVALATTLSKMG
- a CDS encoding Flp pilus assembly protein TadD — encoded protein: MPVLRPACLLITVLIATAGCRSTSPTYLRAPSLAEPTPAPQDSRNAYLELIQRMQQQDAWYASLAHVDAFRQRYGDSPALRLLQADALRQTGQTDAALALYRELANGPQAAAAAHGLGLIAALRDDDDGSEQALARATQLQPLNTDYLGDLGYARLRAGRFEQAREPLAKALELSPGNAKATANLALWAVLRGDTATAERLAQQASFSDDTRRSVEQQAQQIRARLQHRQAAASPATPRPPGRRPAASASDGPRLASEARREGTDPRDPARLPPSMLERFSSSDHPTGNTP
- a CDS encoding DUF3613 domain-containing protein, whose translation is MNATPLIHRLLPLATCLLLATGARAQTPQPPLTGQMLAAPTQTAPSPQEAEVLPRVDVVPAAASAAPREPSRVAAAPPAPLPPPRTEVGDSTRYLLRLQASGQQAGPRLPILGDQATASYARYLKSFQYDIPQFFDTDVGKPMNSSRTGR
- a CDS encoding TadG family pilus assembly protein encodes the protein MNRARPITFSRPRGGMSVTLMLVMIALVAMLGLIEIGFLYWAKRDAQKVVDLAALAGAQRLDLCAANNADNSAARQSALVQNGFRGELQIECGNWNAGRNAVDHFSPSVDASNPRNAVRVVAERGVLPFFAQNRSLPTLRVRAVAKRSEPSAVFAVGSQLLRTNGNSPLMTTLRLVGLDVTNATVLSYDGLAQASITPSGLLAALGIPVTADLSVADFNRLLSLNRVSLAQLVNATATVVGRDTTVGVQLQALSNLVGTRLDINQLNILLGSPSGGGGLFAEVISPDGTVGSALESKINVLDLVNAAISIANDGNGVTVQGLNLLGIEVKAGVVEPPSIGIGGVGTRAYNAQVRLMVDVDSDRLFAIGPLLSLLGTRLHLPLHVDVANAMGTLSSIQCGAVPPTATIQVDSSVLRACVGRVDAADRFSKSNVCDATLQNEQLLKLLGQPLINNRITLPALTGSQSLTLAAGQTGSTRINPLAVGTAVSDLVNELLRVLSGMLSSPSQGMTANDTAKALADRYLQAAFPTGGRYNVDQVIPLLRDGDPARNLAPLGNWTVTKGVPKPCLIGLTTCWENGSVWTGFRTTVTGQGLGLLDGLLGSLVGGLLINRCDSLLGNLIDYNGCVRTNLASYIQTAPAGFLDGAGGSGVTTPGNNVTCSGLLCAVLNPVLAALKPVLNSVGALLTNTLASLLGLELGRTDVSVQSIQCSSAQLVF
- a CDS encoding DUF2968 domain-containing protein; its protein translation is MRETSGGTAFARYPRGAALLAVAMILVAPSALAARSERTAPAEPARPAPVVRNTVDELKQLMDAQQLTELRTTYNGNYGASLLFNANTLTYYVALFQEKNFWRVIKTDAVDNAERVYRTFVQQTEQLAQVYIDTTRLEAGKRYTERLVAYNEERLRTLQQEMEQQQAQSAQVSAALQQAQQQAVSLSTDVQSTNSQLDALQRRIQILQAEQGNPELSLPTPDAPAVPAAASDGR